A single window of Fibrobacter succinogenes DNA harbors:
- a CDS encoding GNAT family N-acetyltransferase, which produces MLKIEEYSTKCISDAVEIWNDIVEDGIAFPQMELLDPQTGDAFFKSQSFTGIAVDTDSGEVVGLYILHPNNVGRCGHISNASYAVKKNKRGQHIGEFLVKDCLAKAKEIGFRILQFNAVVATNTSALKLYKKLGFTQLGVIPKGFLLKNGNYEDIIPHYIEL; this is translated from the coding sequence ATGCTTAAAATTGAAGAATATAGTACAAAGTGTATCAGCGACGCGGTTGAAATCTGGAACGACATCGTCGAGGATGGCATCGCGTTTCCGCAAATGGAATTGCTTGACCCGCAGACGGGTGACGCTTTTTTCAAGTCGCAGTCGTTCACGGGCATCGCTGTTGATACGGACTCCGGCGAGGTGGTCGGGTTGTACATTCTCCACCCGAATAATGTCGGGCGCTGCGGGCATATTTCGAATGCAAGCTATGCGGTCAAGAAGAACAAACGCGGCCAGCACATCGGTGAATTTCTCGTAAAGGATTGCCTCGCGAAGGCCAAGGAAATCGGCTTCAGGATTTTGCAGTTCAATGCGGTTGTCGCGACAAATACGTCTGCGCTCAAGCTCTACAAGAAGCTCGGCTTTACGCAGCTCGGCGTGATTCCCAAGGGATTCCTGCTCAAGAACGGAAATTACGAGGATATCATTCCGCACTATATTGAACTGTAG
- a CDS encoding ZIP family metal transporter, giving the protein MSQSFLPIIQGLTIPFLGTVLGAACVFFIRGQMKQNLKRGLLSFAAGVMVAASVWSLLLPAIEASEHLGKLSFAPAAVGFWAGILFLFILDKITPHLHLGSKTPEGPRAKLKRTTMLTLAVTLHNLPEGMAVGIVFAGWLSGNVAITLSAAFALSIGIAIQNFPEGAVVSLPLKAEGATRKKAFALGALSGAVEPIGALITLIAAEILSPFMPYLLSFAAGAMIYVVVEEMLPEVSEGDHFDAGTILFAVGFTLMMALDSAL; this is encoded by the coding sequence ATGAGTCAATCCTTTTTACCCATTATTCAAGGTCTCACCATCCCATTTTTAGGCACGGTTCTCGGCGCGGCTTGCGTATTCTTCATCCGCGGGCAAATGAAGCAGAACCTCAAACGCGGACTTTTATCATTTGCGGCTGGCGTCATGGTAGCGGCATCCGTCTGGAGCCTGCTCCTCCCGGCTATCGAAGCTAGCGAGCATTTGGGCAAACTATCATTCGCACCCGCCGCAGTGGGGTTCTGGGCAGGCATTTTATTCCTGTTCATTTTGGACAAAATCACGCCACATTTGCATTTGGGTAGCAAGACTCCCGAAGGTCCGAGAGCAAAACTCAAACGCACCACGATGCTCACGCTCGCGGTAACGCTCCACAACTTACCCGAAGGCATGGCTGTCGGCATCGTTTTCGCAGGTTGGCTTTCTGGAAATGTCGCCATCACACTCTCAGCAGCATTCGCGCTTTCCATCGGTATCGCTATTCAGAATTTTCCTGAAGGAGCCGTTGTTTCGCTTCCGCTAAAAGCCGAAGGCGCAACGCGCAAAAAGGCATTCGCACTTGGGGCGCTCTCCGGAGCAGTCGAACCGATCGGAGCTTTGATTACCTTAATCGCCGCCGAAATTCTTTCGCCGTTCATGCCCTATCTGCTCTCGTTCGCGGCAGGCGCAATGATTTACGTTGTCGTCGAAGAAATGCTCCCCGAAGTGAGCGAAGGCGATCACTTTGACGCAGGCACCATCCTCTTCGCCGTCGGCTTCACGCTTATGATGGCACTCGACAGCGCACTGTAA
- a CDS encoding alpha/beta hydrolase, with translation MNKIKSFVVAASAVLLFTTSANACLAACKEKKRDEAYSKPLTTAALQTIINNALPQKAVDPELGEPYQVYPIDVKSYDKDFHATLIEYPYGSSPRAVKHEANPRGVILYVHGYNDYFFQKELAEKSDSAGFAFFAIDLHYNGRSYSEGEPRSDMRSVKEYYAELDAAVALSKKIAAKGSNAKLPFVILGHSQGGLITPNYLNERNSEDFAALVLNSPFLDYKNSWFVRNVAFPVFSDIALLLPDVPAPKQEAPKYNISLLKSEKGEWEFNRDLKSDEWPQQYFGYLRATERGIKWIHAGMQIKAPVLMMRSGCTVNTVKWDDDYMRCDCMLDVNLLEKWAPKLGSDVTTVTITDGMHDLFLSRKDVRDNAYRTMFEFLDGAVLRKQIVVAQNF, from the coding sequence ATGAATAAAATAAAGTCTTTCGTTGTCGCGGCTTCTGCCGTATTGCTTTTTACAACTTCTGCAAATGCATGCCTTGCCGCTTGCAAGGAAAAGAAACGAGACGAGGCTTACAGTAAGCCACTCACGACTGCTGCATTGCAAACTATCATTAATAACGCTTTGCCGCAAAAGGCTGTGGATCCGGAACTTGGCGAACCCTATCAGGTTTACCCGATTGATGTGAAATCGTATGATAAAGATTTCCATGCGACGCTGATTGAATATCCTTACGGAAGTTCTCCGCGAGCGGTGAAGCATGAAGCGAATCCGCGTGGAGTTATCTTGTACGTACATGGGTACAATGATTATTTCTTCCAGAAAGAGCTTGCAGAAAAATCGGATTCTGCGGGTTTTGCTTTCTTTGCAATTGACTTGCATTACAATGGTCGTTCGTATAGCGAAGGCGAGCCGCGTTCTGATATGCGTAGCGTCAAGGAATACTATGCGGAGTTGGATGCAGCTGTAGCGCTCAGCAAGAAAATTGCAGCAAAAGGCTCGAATGCGAAATTGCCGTTTGTCATTCTCGGTCATTCGCAGGGTGGGCTGATTACGCCAAATTACCTGAATGAACGCAATAGCGAAGATTTTGCGGCTCTCGTTTTGAACAGTCCGTTCTTGGATTATAAAAATAGCTGGTTTGTCCGCAATGTGGCTTTCCCCGTGTTTTCGGATATAGCGCTATTGTTACCCGATGTTCCCGCCCCGAAGCAGGAAGCCCCTAAGTACAACATATCTCTTTTGAAAAGTGAAAAGGGGGAGTGGGAATTTAATCGTGATTTGAAGAGTGATGAATGGCCGCAACAGTACTTTGGTTACCTCCGTGCGACGGAACGCGGTATCAAGTGGATTCATGCGGGAATGCAAATCAAGGCTCCGGTTCTCATGATGCGTAGCGGCTGCACGGTGAATACGGTCAAGTGGGATGATGACTACATGCGTTGCGACTGCATGCTCGATGTGAATCTCCTTGAAAAGTGGGCTCCGAAATTGGGTAGTGATGTCACGACCGTGACGATTACGGATGGCATGCACGACTTGTTCCTGTCGCGCAAGGATGTTCGTGATAACGCTTACCGCACGATGTTTGAATTTTTGGATGGTGCCGTTTTGCGGAAGCAGATTGTCGTTGCGCAGAATTTTTAA